One Drosophila willistoni isolate 14030-0811.24 chromosome 2R unlocalized genomic scaffold, UCI_dwil_1.1 Seg167, whole genome shotgun sequence DNA segment encodes these proteins:
- the LOC6644150 gene encoding cuticle collagen bli-1 produces the protein MKVYKTQWALLVLGSCILGCVQIQAYSQVAVSGTGADQQQGPRIFKALNTDLIFPKTFNSSENVVSTTEGPTTSTLPPIPYNHRMAQEPEREVETTPIVFVTPLSETTPAGTQQEKEKSEEREHDAPLVEAASTGRAVDYRTGYPFGQLITPLIKSVRPQQYMTRPTQIRPYGKGSSPSYYQASRPNYRKGQFSDRFTPGEATAAGQFKGHHHHHDHSHDAKVPAGSNSVPSYASPSDTYSFPPLNTKYPSPSQDPKAALPSDTVTSYLPPASGGLSNVGYNYPGPPMPPSGGYQYPGPVANGNGDKDAAASSANAAPPADDDPGNDDVIGVLPASAQDNVKDQEAGKDAGGGGADMADSNMAMGGGGDDMGPPGGGGDNGGGDDSALPALHNDGSSHGDDDHKYDPNMEYATPPPGWLESHPESAAPKPDHDHDHDHDHDHDHYPDLHDHHPEVHDHHHFDYPYSSYSDDVYPEVIYDDHPHHHHHHHPHPAPPPPPPPPPPPPPPPTEPPPPPPPPQEPRVKKYSYFYIGRKLWYIPLYFTVWFSFYILWLIIKSIGRHKVNLPNHYVSRRSLSPPEYTQQSRDEYINNLTVKVLEQIDSFKDKYL, from the exons ATGAAAGTGTATAAAACCCAATGGGCTTTGTTAGTGTTGGGTAGCTGTATCCTTGGATGTGTGCAGATCCAGGCATATTCTCAGGTGGCGGTGAGCGGAACAGGAGCAGATCAACAACAAGGACCACGGATATTTAAGGCTCTTAATACTGATTTAATATTTCCAAAAAC CTTCAATTCGAGTGAAAATGTCGTATCGACAACGGAGGGGCCGACTACCTCCACTTTGCCGCCCATACCCTATAATCATCGCATGGCTCAGGAGCCAGAGAGGGAAGTAGAGACAACTCCAATAGTATTTGTTACGCCCTTGAGTGAGACTACGCCCGCAGGAACACAACAGGAGAAAGAAAAGAGCGAAGAGCGGGAGCACGATGCTCCATTAGTGGAAGCTGCTTCAACGGGACGTGCTGTCGATTATCGTACGGGTTATCCCTTTGGACAGTTAATAACTCCATTGATTAAATCGGTCCGACCCCAACAATATATGACACGACCTACACAAATAAGACCCTACGGCAAAGGTAGTTCTCCTTCTTACTATCAGGCCTCCAGGCCCAATTATAGAAAAG GACAATTCAGCGATCGGTTTACTCCTGGTGAGGCAACTGCAGCTGGCCAGTTTAAgggtcatcatcatcatcatgatcattcCCATGATGCCAAAGTACCAGCCGGCTCCAATTCTGTGCCTTCATATGCTTCGCCCTCGGATACCTATTCATTTCCTCCATTGAATACGAAATATCCATCGCCATCGCAGGACCCTAAGGCTGCATTACCCTCGGACACTGTTACCAGTTACCTACCACCTGCTTCGGGCGGACTAAGTAATGTTGGTTACAACTATCCGGGACCACCTATGCCCCCATCGGGTGGGTATCAATATCCAGGGCCTGTGGCCAATGGAAATGGTGATAAAGATGCTGCTGCTAGTTCTGCCAATGCAGCGCCCCCGGCGGATGATGATCCTGGCAATGATGATGTCATTGGTGTATTGCCAGCCAGTGCACAGGATAATGTCAAGGATCAAGAAGCTGGCAAAGATGCTGGCGGCGGTGGAGCTGACATGGCAGATTCAAATATGGCCATGGGTGGAGGCGGAGATGATATGGGTCCTCCTGGAGGCGGCGGTGACAATGGCGGTGGCGATGATTCGGCTTTACCCGCTCTGCACAACGATGGCTCTTCGCACGGCGACGATGACCACAAATATGATCCGAATATGGAATATGCTACACCACCGCCTGGTTGGCTGGAATCCCATCCAGAGTCTGCTGCACCCAAGCCAGATCACGATCATGACCATGATCATGACCATGATCACGATCATTACCCAGACCTGCACGATCATCATCCGGAAGTGCacgatcatcatcattttgaCTATCCTTACAGCTCCTATTCAGATGACGTTTACCCGGAGGTTATTTACGATGATCATCcacaccatcatcatcatcaccatccgCATCCAgctccacctcctcctccgccACCGCCACCCCCGCCGCCTCCTCCACCCACAGAACCTCCAccacctccaccaccaccgcaAGAGCCACGTGTCAAGAAGTACAGTTACTTCTACATTGGACGCAAACTCTGGTACATTCCTCTTTATTTCACGGTTTGGTTCAGTTTCTATATTCTCTGGCTGATTATCAAATCTATTGGCCGTCACAAGGTCAACTTGCCAAATCACTATGTTAGTCGTCGTAGTCTCTCGCCACCAGAATACACCCAGCAGAGCCGGGATGAGTATATTAACAATTTAACAGTTAAAGTGCTCGAACAAATAGATAGCTTTAAGGACAAATACTTATAA
- the LOC6644149 gene encoding thioredoxin-like protein 4A, translated as MSYMLPHLHNGWQVDQAILSEEDRVVVIRFGHDWDPACMKMDEVMYSIAEKVKNFAVIYLVDITEVPDFNKMYELYDPCTVMFFFRNKHIMIDLGTGNNNKINWPLEDKQEMIDIVETVYRGARKGRGLVVSPKDYSTKYRY; from the exons ATGTCGTATATGTTACCGCATTTACACAATGGCTGGCAGGTGGACCAGGCCATACTCTCGGAAGAAGATCGCGTTGTC GTAATACGGTTTGGCCACGATTGGGATCCTGCCTGCATGAAAATGGACGAAGTGATGTATAGCATTGCCGAGAAGGTAAAGAACTTTGCAGTCATCTATCTGGTGGATATCACAGAGGTgcccgatttcaataaaatgtaCGAACTTTACGATCCCTGCACGGTCATGTTCTTTTTCCGTAATAAACACATCATGATCGATTTGGGTACGggtaataataacaaaatcaaTTGGCCACTGGAGGATAAACAGGAAATGATCGATATTGTAGAGACTGTATATCGTGGAGCACGCAAAGGTCGTGGTCTGGTGGTATCGCCCAAGGATTATTCCACCAAATATAGATATTAA